The segment AAACTCGTGGCTTTCGAGCATCTGCAACCAGGTGCGCCAGGCCAGAATCCAGGCCGCGGCGCAGCACAGCAGATGCCCGATGCAATCGAGCGTGTCGCGAGCCCTGGCCGGCAGCCAGGAGGTCAGCGCATCGACCTTGATATGGGTGCCGCGCAACTCGCATAGCGGCAGAAAGGCGGCGATGGCAATAGCCGCGCCCACCTCCACCAACTCCATATCGCCACGCACCGGCATGGAAAACAGCTTGCGCCCGACGATGGACACCAGGGACATAGCAATCAGGCCGATCAGCAATATGCCGCCAGCCATTGCAAAGCCCCGGGTCAACCACAACAGGCCGCCCCGTAGCCAGCCACGATGCTGCTCCGCATCGAAATCTATGATTAGAGATTCCTG is part of the Pseudomonas frederiksbergensis genome and harbors:
- a CDS encoding TRAP transporter small permease, encoding MQESLIIDFDAEQHRGWLRGGLLWLTRGFAMAGGILLIGLIAMSLVSIVGRKLFSMPVRGDMELVEVGAAIAIAAFLPLCELRGTHIKVDALTSWLPARARDTLDCIGHLLCCAAAWILAWRTWLQMLESHEFGETTTLLSFPLWIPLLFIVPSLVLLGLCALARVQDVCRKAGRRA